The following are encoded in a window of Cucurbita pepo subsp. pepo cultivar mu-cu-16 chromosome LG12, ASM280686v2, whole genome shotgun sequence genomic DNA:
- the LOC111807391 gene encoding PHD finger protein ALFIN-LIKE 3-like, whose protein sequence is MDGGGAVHNRSVEDVFSDFRGRRNGVIKALTVDVEEFYQQCDPDKENLCLYGFPNEVWEVNLPAEEVPPELPEPALGINFARDGMQERDWLALVAVHSDSWLLSVAYYFGARFGFDKADRRRLFNMINDLPTVFEVVTGLAKKQVKEKSSSANGSKSKSSLKTRETETQGVYVRQPVAREDVEALYEEDEDEHGDTLCGACGENYATDEFWICCDICEKWFHGKCVRITPAKAVHINQYKCPSCSSSKRSRI, encoded by the exons ATGGATGGAGGTGGCGCAGTGCACAATCGCTCAGTCGAAGATGTTTTCAGTGATTTTAGGGGCCGAAGAAACGGCGTCATCAAAGCTCTCACCGTAG ATGTTGAAGAATTCTATCAACAATGTGATCCTG ATAAGGAAAATCTATGCTTGTATGGATTTCCAAATGAAGTATGGGAAGTTAATTTACCTGCAGAAGAAGTTCCTCCAGAACTTCCAGAGCCGGCGTTGGGTATTAATTTTGCAAGAGATGGCATGCAAGAAAGGGATTGGTTGGCTTTGGTTGCTGTCCATAGTGACTCTTGGTTGCTCTCTGTTGCCTACTATTTTGGTGCGAGATTTGGATTTGATAAAGCTGATAG GAGGCGGCTTTTCAATATGATCAATGATTTGCCAACTGTATTTGAAGTAGTTACAGGTCTTGCGAAGAAACAAGTCAAGGAAAAGTCATCAAGTGCGAATGGTAGCAAATCCAAGTCGAGCCTTAAAACG AGGGAAACTGAAACGCAAGGAGTGTATGTGAGGCAGCCGGTGGCAAGGGAAGACGTAGAGGCGTTGtacgaagaagacgaagatgaGCACGGCGACACCTTGTGTGGGGCGTGTGGTGAGAATTATGCAACAGATGAGTTTTGGATTTGCTGTGATATCTGTGAGAAATGGTTCCATGGAAAGTGTGTTAGAATAACTCCTGCAAAAGCCGTGCACATTAATCAGTACAAATGCCCATcctgcagcagcagcaaaaGAAGCCGCATTTAA
- the LOC111807522 gene encoding solute carrier family 25 member 44-like, whose protein sequence is MLDKSKFFFLGAALFSGVSASLYPMVVLKTRQQVAHSQLSCIRTAFHLVRHEGFRALYRGFGTSLMGTIPARALYMGALEFTKSYVGTATVRVGFPEATAATIANAAAGLSAAMAAQLVWTPVDVVSQRLMVQTHFNNPNPSSTRYINGVDAFRKILNADGLRGLYRGFGISILTYAPSNAVWWASYYVAQRLVWGGIGCYYSKKLDEGNENGSSNVYRPDSKTVIAVQGASAAMAGSISALITMPLDTIKTRLQVLDGDENGRRGPTIGQTLRNLVREGGWTACYRGLAPRCASMSMSATTMITTYEFLKRLSTKNREGLTS, encoded by the coding sequence ATGCTCGATAAAtccaaattcttctttctCGGTGCGGCGTTGTTTTCAGGTGTTTCTGCGTCTCTTTACCCTATGGTAGTGTTGAAAACTCGACAACAGGTCGCTCATTCGCAGCTTTCTTGCATCAGAACCGCCTTCCACCTTGTCCGGCACGAAGGTTTCCGAGCTCTCTACCGTGGATTCGGGACTTCTCTGATGGGGACTATCCCGGCTAGGGCTCTGTACATGGGAGCTCTTGAGTTTACTAAGAGCTATGTAGGGACTGCCACTGTTAGAGTCGGATTTCCAGAGGCCACTGCCGCTACCATTGCTAATGCAGCTGCTGGATTGAGTGCTGCAATGGCTGCTCAGCTTGTGTGGACTCCTGTTGATGTTGTGAGTCAGAGACTCATGGTTCAAACTCATTTCAACAATCCTAATCCTTCCTCGACTCGTTACATCAATGGAGTCGATGCATTCCGTAAGATCCTCAATGCCGATGGTCTCCGAGGTCTCTACCGAGGTTTCGGGATATCGATTTTGACATACGCACCGTCGAATGCAGTGTGGTGGGCTTCTTATTATGTAGCACAGCGGTTAGTATGGGGTGGAATTGGATGCTATTACTCAAAGAAGCTTGATGAAGGcaatgaaaatggaagttCAAACGTTTACAGACCGGATTCCAAGACGGTGATCGCAGTACAGGGCGCGAGCGCAGCAATGGCAGGGAGTATCTCGGCTCTGATAACAATGCCGCTCGATACAATCAAGACGAGATTGCAAGTTTTGGATGGGGATGAGAATGGTAGACGAGGGCCAACAATTGGACAGACATTGAGAAATCTGGTGAGGGAAGGCGGGTGGACGGCGTGCTACCGAGGGTTGGCGCCGCGATGCGCGTCGATGTCGATGTCTGCAACAACAATGATCACTACATATGAGTTCTTGAAACGGCTATCAACCAAGAATCGAGAGGGATTAACAAGCTGA
- the LOC111807354 gene encoding phospholipid:diacylglycerol acyltransferase 1-like: MSSIRRRKAVEKEPKLPKDEDDGKKDKVGGKVREAKAKKKWSCVDNCCWFVGCVCTTWWFLLFMYNAMPASLPQYVTEAITGPLPDPPGIKLKKEGLMVKHPVVFVPGIVTGGLELWEGHECAEGLFRKRLWGGTFGEVYKRPSCWVEHMSLDNETGLDPPGIRVRPVSGLVAADYFAPGYFVWAVLIANLARLGYEEKTMYMAAYDWRISYQNTEVRDQSLSRIKSNIELMVATNGGKKAVIIPHSMGVLYFMHFMKWVEAPAPMGGGGGPDWCAKHIKAIMNIGGPFLGVPKAVAGLFSAEAKDIAFARGIAPVFLDNDLFRIQTLQHVMKMTRTWDSTMSMIPKGGDIIWGGLDWSPEDDHVPSKRKLKSDDTHNGDGDTSSKKVHYGRMISFGKDIAEADSSEIERIEFLDAIKGHNVANTTCHDVWTEYHDMGIEGIRAISDYKVYTAGSMIDLLHYVAPQSMERGSAHFSYGIADNLDDPKYNHYKYWSNPLETRLPNAPDMEIFSLYGVGIPTERAYVYKLSPAAECYIPFQIDTAANDGDHNGCLKDGVYTVDGDETVPVLSAGYMCAKGWRGKTRYNPSGIRTYVREYNHSPPSNLLEGRGTQSGAHVDIMGNFALIEDIIRVAAGAEGEDLGGDQVYSGIFKWSEKIKLGL; this comes from the exons ATGTCTTCGATTCGTCGGAGAAAGGCGGTGGAAAAAGAACCCAAACTTCCGAAGGATGAAGATGACGGTAAGAAGGACAAGGTCGGCGGAAAAGTAAGGGAAGCTAAGGCAAAAAAAAAGTGGTCGTGTGTGGATAACTGTTGCTGGTTTGTTGGTTGCGTTTGTACGACATGGTGGTTCTTGTTGTTTATGTACAATGCGATGCCTGCATCTTTGCCTCAGTATGTGACAGAGGCAATTACAGGACCATTGCCGGATCCGCCGGGtatcaaattgaagaaagaggGGTTGATGGTGAAGCACCCTGTGGTGTTTGTGCCGGGGATTGTCActggtgggcttgaacttTGGGAAGGCCATGAATGTGCAGAAGGTTTGTTCAGGAAGCGTCTGTGGGGTGGCACATTTGGTGAAGTGTATAAAAG ACCTTCGTGTTGGGTAGAGCACATGTCATTGGATAACGAAACTGGATTAGATCCTCCAGGAATCAGGGTCAGGCCTGTCAGTGGGCTTGTTGCTGCTGATTATTTCGCTCCTGGTTATTTTGTGTGGGCAGTCTTGATTGCTAACTTGGCTCGTCTTGGTTACGAGGAAAAAACTATGTATATGGCTGCATATGACTGGAGGATTTCATATCAAAACACAGAG GTTAGAGATCAATCCCTCAGCAGGATAAAAAGTAACATAGAATTGATGGTTGCTACGAATGGTGGTAAAAAGGCAGTGATAATTCCTCATTCGATGGGTGTTTTATACTTCATGCACTTTATGAAGTGGGTTGAAGCACCAGCGCCAATGGGTGGTGGGGGAGGACCGGACTGGTGTGCTAAACATATAAAAGCAATTATGAATATTGGTGGGCCTTTTCTAGGTGTTCCCAAAGCTGTTGCTGGGCTTTTCTCTGCTGAAGCTAAGGATATTGCATTTGCCAG GGGCATTGCGCCGGTTTTCTTGGACAATGATCTATTTCGCATTCAAACATTGCAGCATGTAATGAAGATGACTCGTACATGGGATTCAACCATGTCAATGATACCCAAAGGAGGGGATATTATATGGGGTGGCCTTGATTGGTCACCTGAAGATGACCATGTTCCCAGCAAAAGAAAGCTAAAAAGCGATGATACGCACAATGGTGATGGAGATACTTCTTCAAAGAAAGTTCACTATGGAAGGATGATATCATTTGGGAAAGACATAGCAGAGGCAGATTCATCTGAGATCGAGAGGATTGAGTTTTTG GATGCTATCAAGGGTCATAATGTTGCAAATACTACTTGCCACGACGTTTGGACTGAATACCATGACATGGGAATTGAGGGTATTAGAGCAATCTCAGATTACAAAGTTTATACAGCCGGATCTATGATAGATTTACTTCATTATGTTGCCCCACAATCAATGGAACGTGGGAGTGCCCATTTCTCTTATGGGATTGCTGACAACCTTGATGATCCAAAATATAACCACTACAAATATTGGTCGAATCCATTGGAGACGAG ATTGCCAAATGCTCCGGACATGGAGATCTTTTCTTTATATGGAGTTGGAATACCAACCGAAAGAGCTTACGTTTACAAGCTATCTCCTGCTGCCGAATGCTACATTCCATTCCAGATTGATACTGCAGCTAACGATGGTGATCACAATGGCTGTCTGAAGGACGGAGTCTACACCGTCGACGGAGACGAAACCGTGCCCGTTCTAAGCGCCGGTTACATGTGCGCGAAAGGCTGGCGGGGGAAAACCAGGTATAATCCTTCAGGAATCCGAACGTACGTTAGAGAGTATAATCATTCTCCCCCATCAAACTTGCTAGAAGGACGGGGCACGCAGAGCGGCGCTCACGTCGATATCATGGGAAACTTTGCGTTGATCGAAGATATAATTCGAGTAGCAGCCGGGGCGGAAGGGGAAGATTTAGGAGGTGATCAAGTCTATTCTGGTATCTTTAAATGGTCAGAGAAGATCAAATTGGGTCTGTGA